The Macellibacteroides fermentans genome includes the window TTCTAAAAGCCGAACTTCCAATGATAGTCACACTGTTTGGAATAGTTACAGAAGTTAATCCTGAGCAATAACTAAAAGTAAAATCATTGATTTTGGTCACACTGTTTGGAATAGTTACAGAAGTTAATCCCGAGCATTGATAAAAAGCTGAATTTCCAATTGCTGTAACCCCGTTTGGGATTGTTACAGACGTTAATCCTGTGCAAAAACTAAAAGCCGAACTTCCTATGGAAGTCACACTGTTTGGGATTGTTACAGACGTTAATCCTGAACAAGAACTAAAAGCCGAACTTCCTACGGAAGTGACACTGTTAGGAATAGTGACAGATGTTAATCTTCTACAAAAACTAAAAGCCGAACTTCCTATGGAAGTAACACTCTTTGGAATAGTAACAGAAGTTAATTCTGTGCAATTACTAAAAACACCATTTCCAATTACAGTTAATCTATTGGGAACCGTTATAGAAGTTAATTTTTTACATCCAGTTAAAGCAAAGTTTCCAATTTGAGTCACACTATTTGGAATCGTTATAGAAGTTAATTCTGTACATCCTACAAAAGCATAATCCCCAATAGAAGTAACACTATTTGGAATAGTTAAAGCAATTAATCCTATGCAACAATAGAATGCGTTATTCCCAATTACAGTAATACTATTTGGAATTGTTACAGACGTTAATCCAAAGCAATTGCCAAATGCAAAATCTCCAATTTTAGTAACATTATTTGGCAAAATTACAGAAGTTAATGTATTACATCCATAAAAAATACCTTCGCCGAAGGTATTTGACCCAGAGTAAAGTTTTCTACCAGACAGATTTATATAATAGTCTCCGCCGGCTACAATTTTAATTTTAGCAAGATCCAGAACAGATAGACTTCCATAAGTAAACTGTGTATCGGCATCACTCCCAGCCATTTCGCGTATGTAGCGAATATCGGTTCCATTTAGATTGCCGGTTAAAGTTAGGTTTGTAATTTGATTCTTTTGTGATGTAGGGATCAATTCAGGCAGAGTTCCTGCTGTTTCAACATTAATTGTTAATGAAACAGTTTCTTGAGCATTGATATTGATTGATATCAATGCAATGATAAGTAACAAAAGATGTTTAGTGGATTTCATAAATGATGTATTTAGGGATAAGTGTCACAAACATATAAAAGTTTCGATAGATAAACTATAGATTGTTGATGTTTAACATATTAATTCGATTTAAATGATTTGTGTTTTTATCAACTCAAAACGGTTGATAGTATAAAATCAATCAAATATTGTTGATTTTCTCTACCCACGCATGCAGCCAATCGGGGTGTTTATGCGTCTTAATTTGTAT containing:
- a CDS encoding leucine-rich repeat domain-containing protein, giving the protein MKSTKHLLLLIIALISININAQETVSLTINVETAGTLPELIPTSQKNQITNLTLTGNLNGTDIRYIREMAGSDADTQFTYGSLSVLDLAKIKIVAGGDYYINLSGRKLYSGSNTFGEGIFYGCNTLTSVILPNNVTKIGDFAFGNCFGLTSVTIPNSITVIGNNAFYCCIGLIALTIPNSVTSIGDYAFVGCTELTSITIPNSVTQIGNFALTGCKKLTSITVPNRLTVIGNGVFSNCTELTSVTIPKSVTSIGSSAFSFCRRLTSVTIPNSVTSVGSSAFSSCSGLTSVTIPNSVTSIGSSAFSFCTGLTSVTIPNGVTAIGNSAFYQCSGLTSVTIPNSVTKINDFTFSYCSGLTSVTIPNSVTIIGSSAFRNCKGLTSITIPTSVTIIEGWAFNECTGLTSVTIPNNVKLIGQSSFHDCTSLISVTIPNSVTTIEYAAFRNSGLTTITIPNSVTDIEDYAFNECLLKQIYCEATTPPQIESETFSNIYNTCELYVPEVAYSAYLNDPYWGKFNIIKQVITSISDTDAGNLNVYSENGSIIVQGGKLGNLVDIYSVSGSLLQKIKITDHIVRITVAPQKIYIVKTGNKSFKIAM